A portion of the Equus quagga isolate Etosha38 chromosome 17, UCLA_HA_Equagga_1.0, whole genome shotgun sequence genome contains these proteins:
- the MS4A1 gene encoding B-lymphocyte antigen CD20, producing the protein MTTPRNSMSGAFPAETRKGPIATHPIQKGMSRRMPSVVGPTQSFFMRESKALGAVQIMNGLFHIALGGLLMIHKNVYAPISVTLWYPLWGGIMYIISGSLLAAAEKSPRKSLVKGKMIMNSLSLFGAISGIIFLIMDIFNITISHFFKWEGLKDTKHSEPYVNIHNCELANPAEKNSLSIEYCKSIRSVFLSIFAVMLIFAFFQKLVAAGTVENEWKKLCSRPKANVVLLSAEEKKEQTIEIKEEVVELTEVSSQPKNEEDIEIIPVQEEEEEEEKEEAAAAAAETNFPEPPQEEESSPIENDSIP; encoded by the exons ATGACAACACCCAGAAATTCAATGAGTGGGGCTTTCCCAGCAGAGACTAGGAAAGGCCCTATTGCCACACATCCTATTCAAAAAGGAATGTCCAGGAGGATGCCTTCAGTGGTGGGCCCCACACAAAGCTTCTTCATGAGGGAATCTAAGGCCTTGGGG GCTGTCCAGATTATGAATGGGCTCTTCCACATTGCCCTAGGTGGCCTCCTGATGATCCACAAGAACGTCTATGCACCCATCTCTGTAACTTTGTGGTACCCTCTCTGGGGAGGCATTATG TATATCATTTCTGGATCACTCCTGGCAGCAGCGGAGAAAAGCCCCAGGAAGAGCTTG GTCAAAGGGAAAATGATAATGAACTCATTGAGTCTCTTTGGTGCcatttctggaataatttttttgatCATGGACATATTTAATATTacaatttcccatttttttaaatgggaaggTCTGAAAGATACTAAACATTCTGAGCCATATGTTAACATACACAACTGTGAATTGGCAAACCCTGCTGAGAAAAACTCTCTGTCTATTGAATATTGTAAGAGCATACGGTCTGTGTTCTTG AGCATTTTTGCAGTGATGCTGATCTTTGCCTTCTTCCAGAAACTTGTGGCAGCTGGCACTGTTGAGAACGAATGGAAAAAACTGTGCTCCAGGCCCAAAGCT AATGTAGTTCTCTTGTcagctgaagaaaaaaaggaacagacaattgaaataaaagaagaagtgGTTGAGCTGACTGAAGTATCATCCCAACCAAAGAATGAAGAAGACATCGAAATTATTCCAgtccaagaagaagaagaagaagaagaaaaagaagaagcagcagcagcagcagcagaaacaaacTTTCCAGAACCTCCTCAAGAGGAGGAATCCTCACCAATAGAAAATGATAGCATCCCTTAA